The following coding sequences lie in one Haematobia irritans isolate KBUSLIRL chromosome 3, ASM5000362v1, whole genome shotgun sequence genomic window:
- the Scamp gene encoding secretory carrier membrane protein, which produces MSGFDDNPFGEPNVDNPFADPAIQQATRTTTNVQNSLEDYNPFEQEQSKPQLQINSSINSNAAVVQPLSQNINIPVQQQRAPTAAPNTSIQITTEELQRRQEELDRKAAELDRREQQLHGNVPQLNNWPPLPDNFCVKPCFYQDFNLEIPPEFQRLVKHLYYTWMFYTLTMCVNIIGGLTILLYSGDFTNFGLSIFYTLLFTPASYICWFRPAYKAFRNDSSFNFMVFFFVYFFQTLFSVFQAIGFPKTGYCGFIVAISQFNSSAAGIIVGLLLLCIAFCFAITAAANIMMITKIHSIYRSSGASMAKAQAEFATEFMRNQHVQQATTSAVNTAINSQFNNRRY; this is translated from the exons ATGTCTGGTTTTGACGATAATCCCTTTGGAGAACCAAATGTTGACAACCCATTTGCG GATCCGGCTATTCAACAAGCAACACGCACAACAACAAATGTCCAAAATTCTCTGGAGGATTATAATCCATTCGAGCAGGAACAATCGAAGCCACAGTTACAGATAAATTCTTCAATAAATTCTAATGCAGCTGTTGTTCAGCCGCTTTCACAAAACATTAACATTCCAGTACAACAACAACGCGCTCCTACAGCGGCGCCTAACACAAGCATCCAAATAACAACAGAGGAATTACAG cGTCGGCAAGAGGAATTGGATAGAAAAGCTGCTGAATTAGACAGGCGAGAGCAACAACTACATGGCAATGTTCCACAATTGAATAACTGGCCGCCTTTACCGGATAATTTTTGCGTTAAGCCATGTTTTTATCAGGactttaatttagaaatacctccagaatttcaaaGACTTGTGAAACATTTGTATTATACATGGATGT TCTATACTTTAACGATGTGTGTTAATATCATAGGTGGCCTCACTATTCTCCTATATAGTGGAGACTTTACAAATTTCGGTCTCTCTATATTCTACACATTATTATTTACACCTGCATCGTACATATGTTG GTTCCGGCCAGCATACAAAGCATTTCGTAATGACTCAAGCTTCAACTTTATGGTATTCTTTTTTGTTTACTTCTTCCAAACACTGTTCTCGGTTTTCCAAGCTATTGGATTTCCCAAGACTGGATATTGTGGTTTCATTGTGGCCATATCGCAGTTCAACTCTTCGGCAGCTGGTATTATAGTTGGTCTATTGTTGCTATGCATTGCCTTCTGTTTTGCTATCACTGCTGCCGCAAATATAATGATGATAACCAAG ATTCATTCAATATACCGCAGTTCTGGGGCTAGCATGGCTAAAGCTCAAGCCGAATTTGCCACGGAATTTATGCGTAATCAGCATGTTCAACAAGCTACAACTTCTGCAGTCAACACTGCAATAAACTCTCAATTTAATAACCGTCGGTATTAA